One stretch of Nitratiruptor tergarcus DSM 16512 DNA includes these proteins:
- a CDS encoding ATP-binding cassette domain-containing protein: protein MIRIRGLKKSFGTKEVLKGVDLDIIKGKTTVILGLSGSGKSTIIKHIVRLLKPDSGEVWVEGVDMARADEDEVYRMRKKIGYLFQSGALFDSMNVYENVAFPLHEHTNMSEEQIQKKVRERLRTVGLNPDDVLELYPDELSGGMRKRVGLARSIVLDPGIILYDEPTSGLDPITSDLITRLIRNTQQELNVTSVLISHDIKESFKAGDYFAFLYDGKIIEYGDKEHFQNSTNPYVRQFLDGKAEGPIKIVR, encoded by the coding sequence ACTCAAAGGGGTTGATCTTGATATTATAAAAGGAAAGACTACTGTCATTCTTGGGCTTTCTGGAAGTGGAAAATCGACTATTATCAAGCATATTGTACGACTACTCAAACCAGATAGTGGAGAGGTTTGGGTAGAGGGTGTTGATATGGCGAGGGCTGATGAAGATGAGGTGTATCGTATGCGTAAAAAAATAGGGTATCTTTTTCAAAGTGGTGCACTTTTTGATAGTATGAATGTGTATGAAAATGTAGCCTTTCCTCTGCATGAACATACAAATATGAGCGAGGAGCAAATTCAAAAGAAAGTACGAGAGCGTCTACGCACAGTTGGCCTCAACCCAGATGATGTTTTAGAACTCTATCCTGATGAGCTCAGTGGTGGGATGCGCAAAAGAGTTGGGCTAGCGCGATCTATTGTTTTAGATCCAGGGATTATATTATATGATGAGCCTACGAGCGGTCTGGACCCAATTACGAGTGATCTTATTACAAGACTCATTCGCAACACGCAGCAAGAACTGAATGTAACTTCTGTACTTATTAGTCATGATATCAAAGAGAGTTTTAAAGCAGGAGACTATTTTGCTTTTCTTTATGATGGAAAAATAATCGAGTATGGAGATAAAGAGCATTTCCAAAACTCTACTAACCCTTATGTAAGACAATTTTTAGATGGTAAGGCCGAAGGGCCTATCAAAATAGTGCGTTAA
- the ftsZ gene encoding cell division protein FtsZ, whose amino-acid sequence MDAFNIEEKKRVTGANIKAVGVGGGGGNMIGHMVEEGIDGIELIVANTDAQALSTSKAHTKIQLGDKTTRGLGAGMKPEIGREAALESYDLIKEKLEGADIVFISAGMGGGTGTGAAPVIAQAAQEIGALTISVVTKPFKFEGRRRARLAEEGIHELKKESDSIVVIPNEKLLSIVDKKLGIRDSFKIVDDVLSRAVGGISGVILSYGENNINLDFADVQTVMSHRGLALMGVGEAQGENSAYEAIKSAVESPLLDNVSINGAMGVLVHFTIHPDYPLVDIGEAMDVVYESADEDAHVIFGTTTNENMAPDQVKITLIATGFEEANATEDEAVKVVRPLQDTMQIKRKVSGGYEENEDILDIPTFLRNQMD is encoded by the coding sequence ATGGACGCATTTAATATTGAAGAGAAAAAGAGAGTAACTGGAGCTAATATTAAAGCTGTAGGCGTTGGCGGCGGCGGCGGAAATATGATCGGACATATGGTAGAAGAAGGTATCGATGGGATTGAACTTATTGTTGCCAATACTGACGCACAAGCCCTCAGTACATCTAAAGCACATACTAAAATTCAACTTGGAGACAAGACTACCCGCGGACTTGGCGCAGGTATGAAACCAGAAATTGGACGAGAAGCGGCATTAGAAAGCTATGACCTTATAAAAGAAAAATTGGAAGGTGCTGACATTGTTTTCATATCTGCAGGAATGGGAGGCGGTACTGGGACTGGAGCAGCTCCTGTCATTGCACAAGCAGCACAAGAGATAGGCGCCCTCACAATATCAGTTGTCACAAAACCATTCAAGTTTGAAGGAAGAAGAAGAGCAAGACTTGCTGAAGAGGGAATACATGAACTAAAAAAAGAGAGTGACTCCATAGTTGTTATACCTAATGAGAAGCTTCTCTCTATTGTTGATAAAAAGCTAGGTATTAGAGACAGTTTCAAGATTGTAGATGATGTCTTATCCCGCGCTGTAGGTGGAATAAGCGGCGTAATTCTCTCTTATGGTGAAAATAATATAAACCTTGATTTTGCTGATGTACAGACTGTTATGAGTCACAGAGGCTTAGCACTTATGGGTGTTGGTGAAGCACAAGGTGAAAACTCTGCATATGAAGCTATAAAAAGTGCTGTAGAGTCACCTCTTCTTGACAATGTATCCATAAATGGTGCCATGGGAGTGCTTGTACACTTTACAATCCATCCAGATTACCCTCTTGTCGATATTGGTGAAGCCATGGATGTAGTATATGAGAGTGCTGACGAAGATGCTCATGTTATTTTTGGAACTACCACGAATGAAAATATGGCCCCAGATCAAGTAAAAATCACTCTCATTGCTACTGGATTTGAAGAGGCTAATGCTACTGAGGACGAAGCAGTAAAAGTTGTTAGACCTTTACAAGATACCATGCAAATCAAAAGAAAAGTAAGTGGTGGATACGAAGAGAATGAAGATATTCTCGATATTCCTACCTTTTTACGCAATCAGATGGATTAA
- the ftsA gene encoding cell division protein FtsA — MSKTILALDIGSSKVCAAIAEQKDGELVITGSGIAPAQGLKKGIITNIDLASKSIKKAYEDADRIAGTSPSKAIVALSGAYVKSTNSNGIVNIPNKEISLDEINRVMQTALYNANIPHEYEVLHVLPYRFRVDDQDFIEDPLGMNASRLEVDAHIITAPKSSIFNLKKAVKQAGIDIENIVLSGYASAIAVLNEDEKELGAAVIDLGGSTCNLVIYSGNSLVYNDFLAVGSMHITNDLSMALHTPLSVAEEIKIYYGNLKEPKNDYIEIPVIGDENNTHQVSLEIVYNVIHARVEETLMILANSLEKSGLKEQLGAGVVLTGGMTQLEGLRELASAIFDHLPVRVAKPRTLPALHESLDNPSFSTLIGLILYGNGEYTLYEIDSNKRLRYKNEQLFADTEKSIEPLQKGEESEILDELTNMQSFEEKNSSIKESLAKFTRWLTQLF; from the coding sequence CTGCACAGGGTTTGAAAAAGGGAATTATTACCAATATCGATCTCGCATCTAAGTCCATTAAAAAAGCATATGAAGATGCAGATCGCATTGCTGGTACATCACCCTCAAAAGCTATCGTAGCACTCTCAGGTGCTTACGTAAAAAGCACTAATAGTAATGGAATCGTTAATATTCCAAACAAAGAGATATCACTCGATGAAATTAATAGAGTCATGCAAACGGCTCTTTATAATGCAAACATTCCTCATGAGTATGAAGTTTTACATGTGCTTCCCTATAGATTTCGCGTGGATGACCAAGACTTTATAGAAGATCCATTAGGTATGAACGCTTCAAGACTCGAAGTAGATGCCCATATTATCACTGCTCCTAAATCGAGTATCTTCAATCTCAAAAAAGCTGTAAAACAAGCTGGCATCGATATAGAAAATATTGTACTAAGTGGTTATGCATCTGCAATAGCAGTACTCAATGAAGACGAAAAAGAGCTCGGAGCAGCTGTTATTGATCTTGGCGGAAGCACGTGCAATCTTGTCATATATAGTGGCAACTCTCTTGTATATAATGATTTTTTGGCTGTTGGATCTATGCATATAACAAACGACCTCTCAATGGCGCTGCACACCCCTTTATCAGTAGCTGAAGAGATCAAGATCTATTATGGGAATCTCAAAGAGCCTAAAAATGACTATATTGAGATTCCTGTTATTGGAGACGAAAACAATACGCATCAGGTATCACTCGAAATTGTCTACAATGTTATCCATGCACGTGTAGAAGAGACACTTATGATCCTTGCAAACTCTCTTGAAAAGAGTGGCCTCAAAGAGCAATTAGGTGCTGGGGTCGTTCTTACAGGTGGTATGACTCAACTCGAAGGTCTTCGTGAACTTGCTTCTGCAATTTTTGACCACCTTCCTGTACGTGTTGCAAAACCCCGTACACTACCTGCACTTCACGAAAGTCTTGATAATCCTAGCTTCTCTACGCTTATTGGTCTCATTTTGTATGGCAATGGAGAATATACTCTCTATGAAATTGATTCAAATAAGCGTCTTAGATATAAAAACGAACAACTTTTTGCCGATACTGAAAAGAGCATCGAGCCATTACAAAAAGGTGAAGAGAGCGAAATTCTCGATGAACTTACCAACATGCAAAGTTTTGAAGAGAAAAATAGCTCCATTAAAGAGAGTTTGGCCAAGTTCACAAGATGGCTAACGCAACTATTTTAA